Proteins encoded within one genomic window of Triticum aestivum cultivar Chinese Spring chromosome 2D, IWGSC CS RefSeq v2.1, whole genome shotgun sequence:
- the LOC123053622 gene encoding 2-oxoglutarate-dependent dioxygenase DAO, whose amino-acid sequence MVEIPVVDLRLAGAQQEESARLRDACERLGCFRVSGHGVPGALQAEMKAAVRALFDLPDEAKRRNADIIAGSGYVAPSPANPLYEAFGLLDAADPADVDAFCARLDAPPRARETVKSYAEAMHELIVDVAGKVAASLGLEGHPFQDWPCQFRINRYNYTQDTVGSSGVQIHTDSGFLTVLQEDDCVGGLEVLDPATGEFVRVDPVPGSFLVNIGDVGTAWSNGRLHTVKHRVQCVAAVPRISIAMFLLAPKDDRVCAPEAFVDTQHPRRFKAFNYDDYRKLRLSTGERAGEALARMAA is encoded by the exons ATGGTGGAGATCCCGGTGGTCGACCTGCGGCTCGCCGGCGCGCAGCAGGAGGAGTCGGCGCGGCTGCGGGACGCGTGCGAGCGCCTGGGCTGCTTCCGCGTGTCCGGCCACGGCGTCCCCGGGGCGCTCCAGGCGGAGATGAAGGCCGCCGTGCGCGCGCTCTTCGACCTCCCCGACGAAGCCAAGCGCCGCAACGCCGACATCATCGCCGGCAGCGGCTACGTCGCGCCCAGCCCCGCCAACCCGCTCTACGAGGCCTTCGGCCTTCTGGACGCCGCGGACCCCGCCGACGTCGACGCCTTCTGCGCGCGCCTCGACGCGCCGCCCCGCGCCAG GGAGACCGTCAAGAGCTACGCCGAGGCGATGCACGAGCTGATCGTGGACGTCGCCGGCAAGGTGGCCGCGAGCCTGGGGCTGGAGGGCCACCCGTTCCAGGACTGGCCGTGCCAGTTCCGCATCAACAGGTACAACTACACGCAGGACACCGTGGGCTCCTCGGGCGTGCAGATCCACACGGACTCCGGCTTCCTCACCGTGCTCCAGGAGGACGACTGCGTCGGCGGCCTCGAGGTGCTGGACCCCGCCACCGGCGAGTTCGTCCGCGTCGACCCCGTCCCCGGCTCCTTCCTCGTCAACATCGGCGACGTCGGCACG GCGTGGAGCAACGGGAGGCTGCACACCGTGAAGCACCGGGTGCAGTGCGTGGCGGCGGTGCCGCGCATCTCGATCGCCATGTTTCTGCTCGCGCCCAAGGACGACAGGGTGTGCGCGCCGGAGGCGTTCGTCGACACGCAGCACCCGCGCCGGTTCAAGGCGTTCAACTATGATGACTACAGGAAGCTCCGGCTGTCCACCGGCGAGCGCGCCGGCGAGGCGCTCGCTCGAATGGCGGCCTGA